In Candidatus Zixiibacteriota bacterium, a genomic segment contains:
- a CDS encoding glycosyltransferase family 39 protein gives MGNLGKDKIASHPALVLILGTVLYLCLGFAQPGMNFDSATYSVIARNMVDEGRWFNPTYTDFYLNDFVTHPPLVMWANAVVFSALGANDSTARLFGALCTLGAIIAAFSLGKEIGGKSYGFLSGLVLLLTYNFIQNGNSGLLDVPLSFFMLVVLWGIARMQNSNLRWKPHIIAGVALGCAFLSKGVVSAPVWATLVAIALFIRRDWLRSYRFWCIPGIAILLVSVYLVMDQIYAGGVFLRSYFFHQIWNHWIRSDGQTGSGWWFFTYRFAQLYLPFIVLLPVGMYMMVRKKVILLFPAAITLIVFFLFSSAATVLYHHYFCPAYALSAPVIALPLYYLLKKNHVQWLTVGFAIVWLSLGVGVTAAGVRIHTVRAPEIYNARESLQSLLRDHPTRYGIFVHPGNPRWNYVANTAWYWRSDIKQLSSIEEAALLLRSDMRFAYLFVESMNRLTGEEAKGLHLSSFLEADGIVVYISVGGVSGKRAEYYNTQLRCNFP, from the coding sequence ATGGGAAATCTCGGTAAAGATAAGATCGCCTCTCATCCGGCTTTGGTTCTTATTCTGGGGACTGTCCTCTATCTCTGTCTCGGCTTTGCACAACCCGGAATGAATTTTGATTCCGCTACATACTCAGTCATTGCTCGCAATATGGTTGATGAAGGACGTTGGTTCAATCCCACATACACCGATTTCTACCTCAACGACTTTGTAACCCATCCACCTCTTGTAATGTGGGCCAATGCAGTAGTATTTTCCGCGTTAGGCGCCAACGATAGTACAGCCCGACTTTTCGGTGCCCTGTGCACACTCGGCGCGATCATCGCAGCTTTTTCTCTGGGAAAGGAAATAGGCGGTAAATCATACGGATTTCTATCGGGATTGGTGTTGCTGTTGACCTACAACTTCATCCAAAACGGAAACTCCGGCCTGCTCGACGTTCCGTTGAGTTTTTTCATGCTCGTGGTCCTGTGGGGTATCGCCCGGATGCAGAACTCAAATCTGCGGTGGAAACCACACATCATCGCCGGTGTGGCCCTCGGTTGTGCTTTCCTCTCAAAGGGAGTGGTTTCAGCTCCTGTTTGGGCCACCTTAGTGGCCATTGCGCTCTTTATAAGGAGGGATTGGCTAAGATCATATCGATTCTGGTGCATTCCCGGAATAGCTATCCTTCTCGTCTCTGTCTACCTCGTTATGGATCAGATCTACGCTGGCGGCGTGTTTCTCCGAAGCTACTTCTTTCACCAGATCTGGAATCACTGGATCCGAAGTGATGGGCAAACCGGTTCTGGCTGGTGGTTTTTCACATATCGCTTTGCCCAGTTGTATCTGCCGTTTATCGTGTTGCTTCCAGTCGGTATGTACATGATGGTGCGAAAGAAAGTCATACTTCTGTTTCCGGCAGCCATAACCCTCATTGTGTTTTTCCTGTTCTCATCCGCTGCGACCGTGCTGTACCATCATTACTTCTGTCCTGCTTATGCCCTATCGGCCCCTGTGATTGCACTCCCTCTGTATTATTTACTTAAGAAAAACCACGTGCAGTGGCTGACCGTAGGATTTGCGATAGTATGGCTCTCGCTCGGTGTGGGAGTAACTGCTGCCGGTGTACGGATTCACACGGTTCGCGCGCCCGAAATCTACAATGCCCGTGAGTCGCTTCAATCGTTGCTCCGGGATCACCCTACTCGCTACGGCATATTTGTTCACCCCGGCAATCCTCGTTGGAATTATGTTGCCAATACAGCCTGGTATTGGCGGTCAGATATCAAGCAGTTGAGTAGCATAGAGGAAGCCGCATTGCTTCTACGTTCCGACATGCGTTTTGCATATCTATTTGTCGAATCAATGAACAGACTCACAGGTGAAGAAGCAAAAGGACTCCACCTCAGTTCATTCCTCGAGGCGGACGGAATCGTTGTATATATATCTGTTGGCGGTGTGTCGGGAAAAAGAGCCGAGTACTATAACACCCAGCTGCGCTGCAATTTTCCCTGA
- a CDS encoding DUF4956 domain-containing protein produces MNKFDSFQQFLSTQSIEIEILGFIFNIILAGILALILGYLYQRYGTSLSNRNMFARNFLMITMTTMVIITIVKSSLALSLGLVGALSIVRFRAAIKEPEELAYLFLAIAVGLGLGADQRKITIIAFILIGLSIIITRKSRKRIDGNSIYLTVTSTGEKKLELKQIIDILSKYCKGIDLKRSDENKELTEASFVVESEGYDQLGKARDELYGLNDKIQITLMDNKGLA; encoded by the coding sequence ATGAATAAATTTGACTCATTTCAGCAATTTTTATCGACGCAATCTATCGAAATAGAAATACTGGGATTCATATTTAATATAATCCTGGCCGGTATTCTGGCGTTAATTCTCGGATATTTGTACCAGCGTTATGGCACATCTTTATCCAATCGCAATATGTTCGCCCGCAATTTTCTGATGATAACAATGACAACGATGGTAATAATCACTATTGTCAAATCATCCTTGGCATTATCGCTCGGATTGGTCGGAGCGTTATCAATCGTTAGATTCAGAGCCGCAATTAAAGAACCGGAAGAATTGGCATATCTGTTCCTGGCGATAGCGGTAGGCTTGGGGCTTGGAGCCGACCAGCGCAAGATTACAATCATAGCATTCATCCTGATTGGGCTCAGTATAATTATAACTCGGAAATCGCGCAAAAGGATAGATGGAAACAGCATCTATTTAACCGTAACATCAACCGGTGAGAAGAAACTGGAATTGAAACAGATCATTGATATATTATCAAAATACTGCAAAGGAATAGATCTCAAACGTTCCGACGAAAACAAGGAATTAACCGAAGCCTCATTTGTAGTTGAATCTGAAGGTTATGATCAGCTTGGAAAAGCCCGCGATGAGCTTTATGGGCTAAACGATAAAATCCAGATTACTCTTATGGATAACAAAGGTCTGGCATAA
- a CDS encoding CotH kinase family protein, producing the protein MKLKEPHPRGGWVSSLFGYAKTFPRSLKLLILIGIHIVVLLGVGLSGAYYGMMLFKRGDAHNLDHIVENIMQTRIGVIGNYIKGLSSHPDYIQIDIKFKDFQKLVYDRAVALEKQILISSSDNFVPAEIRYGDDIYRAKIRLKGDWTKDNLQGDKWSYRVKIRGDSALFGMKQFSLHHPRARDYVYEWLFQKALAREKIVNLRYKFVRVSLNGKDVGIYALEEHFEKRLIEHTENREGPIIKFNENLFWQDLQAHWHIGGSTGLSSLNAANIDMFKSNTILNDPILSKQFFLGHSLLEKFRHGELPAREVFDIPKTAMHRALIDLMGGGHALSWHNLRFYYNPITSRLEPIGFDNDAGNPISHLTSTHNFLGGPLNDIERKIFADAEIFREYVKVLEKISQKEYLDSLLTEVDDDLQENLRIIYSEFPYFHYSERILYNNQQVIQAALRPTKAIHAYLNSKKGTELDLEIGNIQLLPVEIRYLSRFGQKIAEPSGNTIFAAMVKSKPAEFQNLIFKLQDNLEWTDSTINEIYLNYSILGSSRIDSISIFSWKRINNGLLNSNIMHEKPNPNGFEFLDLNRENKTIIVRHGNWKIDRNMIIPPDYKLICLGGTTLNLINDAAILSYSPLYFTGEPGNPVKIISADSTGQGLIIVNADSVSVLEYVIFDNLSNPAQGGWAVSGAVNFFESPVEMRNCILQNNQCEDYLNIIRTEFVLENLLFKNSFSDAFDGDFVKGTARFLHFENCGNDALDVSGSIIKLTDITIDGAGDKGISAGENSQIEAYKTIIENAEIAVASKDMSSIAMSDLDIIQCRVGFAVYQKKPEFGPGTITVDRLNSDRVVIPYLVEDLSKLIIDNTSVTSDQTQVKEMLYGVEYGKSSK; encoded by the coding sequence ATGAAACTCAAAGAACCGCATCCACGAGGCGGCTGGGTTTCCTCTCTATTTGGATATGCAAAAACATTTCCACGTTCTCTGAAACTTCTAATTCTAATAGGTATCCATATAGTAGTTCTATTGGGCGTCGGTTTGTCAGGCGCATACTACGGTATGATGTTATTTAAGCGAGGTGATGCGCATAATTTAGATCATATTGTCGAAAATATTATGCAAACCCGGATCGGAGTGATTGGCAATTATATCAAGGGCCTGTCGTCGCATCCCGATTATATTCAGATCGATATAAAGTTTAAGGACTTTCAAAAACTTGTTTATGACAGAGCCGTGGCTCTTGAAAAACAGATATTAATATCAAGCTCCGATAATTTTGTCCCTGCGGAAATACGTTATGGGGATGATATTTACCGTGCCAAAATCCGACTCAAAGGCGATTGGACCAAGGACAACCTTCAGGGTGATAAATGGTCGTATCGGGTAAAAATTAGAGGCGATAGCGCCCTTTTTGGAATGAAGCAGTTTTCTCTGCATCATCCCCGCGCACGGGATTATGTCTATGAGTGGCTTTTTCAAAAAGCGCTGGCACGAGAAAAAATCGTCAATCTCAGATATAAATTCGTCAGGGTTTCGCTCAACGGAAAAGATGTCGGCATTTATGCCCTCGAAGAACATTTTGAAAAAAGATTGATTGAGCATACCGAGAATCGGGAAGGTCCGATAATTAAATTCAATGAAAATCTCTTCTGGCAGGATCTGCAGGCTCACTGGCATATCGGAGGGAGCACCGGACTTAGTTCACTCAATGCGGCCAATATTGATATGTTTAAAAGCAATACTATCTTAAATGATCCGATCTTATCCAAACAATTTTTCCTGGGGCATTCTCTTTTGGAAAAATTTCGCCATGGAGAACTTCCAGCCAGAGAAGTTTTTGACATACCAAAGACGGCGATGCATCGCGCGTTGATTGATCTGATGGGTGGAGGGCACGCCCTGTCATGGCATAACCTGAGATTTTATTATAATCCGATTACATCCCGTTTGGAACCGATCGGTTTTGACAATGATGCTGGAAATCCGATTTCACATCTGACCTCTACCCATAACTTTCTTGGCGGCCCGTTAAATGATATCGAGCGAAAAATCTTTGCGGATGCCGAAATCTTCCGTGAATACGTAAAAGTGTTGGAGAAGATTTCGCAAAAAGAATATCTCGATTCGCTTTTGACGGAAGTTGATGATGACCTTCAGGAAAACCTGAGAATTATATACAGCGAATTTCCTTATTTTCATTATTCCGAGAGAATACTATATAATAACCAGCAAGTAATTCAAGCGGCTCTACGGCCAACCAAAGCGATCCATGCTTATCTAAATTCAAAAAAAGGAACTGAATTGGATCTTGAAATCGGCAATATTCAACTCCTTCCAGTTGAAATTCGTTATTTGTCAAGATTCGGCCAAAAGATTGCGGAACCTTCCGGCAATACAATCTTCGCCGCAATGGTTAAATCAAAACCGGCGGAATTTCAAAATTTAATATTCAAATTACAGGATAATCTTGAATGGACCGATTCGACTATCAATGAAATATATCTCAATTATTCAATATTAGGCTCCAGTCGAATCGATTCAATTTCGATTTTTAGCTGGAAACGGATCAATAATGGTCTATTAAATAGCAATATCATGCATGAAAAACCAAACCCGAATGGATTTGAATTTCTTGATCTGAATCGCGAGAACAAAACAATTATTGTTCGTCACGGAAATTGGAAAATAGATCGAAATATGATTATCCCGCCAGATTACAAATTGATTTGTTTGGGCGGGACGACTCTGAATCTTATAAATGACGCCGCTATTCTTTCTTATTCGCCTCTCTATTTTACTGGCGAGCCGGGTAATCCTGTAAAGATAATTTCGGCAGACTCTACCGGTCAGGGGCTAATCATAGTCAACGCGGATTCTGTATCTGTTCTGGAGTATGTAATATTTGATAATCTTTCTAATCCGGCGCAGGGCGGGTGGGCGGTTTCCGGAGCGGTCAATTTCTTTGAGTCTCCGGTTGAAATGAGAAACTGTATTTTGCAAAATAATCAATGTGAAGATTATCTCAATATTATTCGGACTGAATTTGTACTCGAAAACTTGCTGTTCAAAAACAGCTTTAGTGATGCTTTTGACGGTGATTTTGTTAAAGGGACCGCACGATTTCTACATTTTGAAAATTGCGGCAATGATGCTCTTGATGTGTCAGGTTCTATAATAAAGCTAACTGATATTACTATCGATGGGGCCGGTGATAAGGGGATATCGGCCGGTGAGAACAGCCAGATTGAAGCTTATAAGACAATAATCGAGAATGCTGAAATTGCTGTTGCGTCAAAGGATATGTCGAGTATCGCAATGAGTGATTTGGATATAATCCAATGCCGAGTCGGATTTGCGGTTTATCAAAAAAAGCCGGAATTTGGTCCTGGTACGATAACCGTTGATAGGCTGAACTCAGATAGAGTTGTCATTCCATATCTGGTTGAAGATTTATCAAAATTGATTATTGATAATACTTCTGTTACATCGGATCAAACGCAGGTTAAAGAAATGTTATATGGCGTTGAATATGGAAAAAGCAGTAAATAA
- a CDS encoding VTC domain-containing protein produces MEKAVNKEKRTFVGNIATVHNFLNLDSARFERKFYISSLTKHEICALVRLNSVMFKEVFYERTVNNIYLDSYSLHNYRENVIGSQSRLKVRIRWYGETFGLAEKPTLELKIKEGLVGWKDSYRLKSFLIESGFDYCTIIDLIKSSDIPDRLKLFVGLLEPALLNSYQRKYYLSTDGKFRITIDTDMSFTKIGIFNNCFVNRSQNYTDTILELKYEPEYDSMAHEITRFFPFRITKSSKYVSGIDTLK; encoded by the coding sequence ATGGAAAAAGCAGTAAATAAGGAAAAACGTACCTTTGTGGGAAATATCGCTACGGTACATAATTTTCTAAATTTAGACAGTGCTCGATTTGAGAGAAAGTTCTACATCTCTTCATTAACAAAGCATGAAATATGCGCCCTCGTACGACTTAACTCCGTCATGTTTAAAGAAGTCTTTTATGAGCGCACCGTTAATAATATCTATCTTGATTCTTATAGTCTTCATAACTATCGGGAGAATGTAATCGGTTCGCAATCGCGCCTGAAGGTTCGCATCCGATGGTATGGCGAGACTTTTGGCTTGGCCGAAAAGCCAACCCTCGAATTAAAAATAAAGGAAGGATTAGTGGGGTGGAAAGATTCTTACCGCCTGAAATCTTTCTTAATCGAATCGGGATTTGATTATTGCACAATTATCGACTTGATTAAAAGTTCAGATATCCCCGATAGATTAAAACTATTTGTCGGGCTGCTCGAACCGGCATTGCTAAATAGTTATCAGAGGAAATATTATCTTTCGACGGACGGCAAATTCCGGATAACGATTGACACTGATATGTCCTTCACCAAAATAGGTATATTTAATAATTGTTTTGTAAACCGGTCACAAAATTATACAGATACCATATTGGAGTTGAAATATGAACCTGAATATGACAGCATGGCTCATGAAATTACCCGGTTCTTTCCATTCCGCATAACCAAAAGTTCTAAATATGTCAGCGGTATTGACACGCTTAAGTAA
- a CDS encoding metallophosphoesterase → MGHFKVFPFEVIIHTKNLSQNFILGSSYNRKFKNTVERIHKNTLTGNYGKPIDETKTMGNHRYSFYVAGHTYGTPASWIDAKGLYEPFVEKFDLIRNHESMSFGFLTGDVVRSANNDAWDLVEKDIALLGIKTYIAPGNHDVKLGMSNPQRDLFQQRFGKTYFSFLYNGDLFIVLDPNLDGWNISGKQLDFLKSTLEINQNQVTNIFVFSHQLIWWDIKRLNFASIKPNSLNGRSQNTNFWDEVFPLFSSLNNKVYMFAGDVGAHPKGNELFFTKHKNVSFFASGMGGGYRDNFLIVDVNEKYVYVDVILLN, encoded by the coding sequence GTGGGGCATTTTAAGGTATTCCCTTTTGAGGTCATTATCCATACAAAGAATTTATCTCAGAATTTCATTCTGGGCTCATCCTATAATAGGAAATTTAAAAACACAGTCGAGCGTATTCATAAAAATACTCTGACGGGTAATTATGGTAAACCAATAGATGAGACAAAAACCATGGGAAATCATCGGTATTCTTTTTATGTCGCCGGGCATACTTACGGAACCCCGGCATCATGGATCGATGCTAAGGGGTTATATGAACCTTTTGTTGAAAAATTTGATCTAATCAGGAATCATGAATCAATGAGCTTCGGCTTTTTAACTGGCGATGTTGTTAGATCGGCAAACAATGACGCATGGGATTTGGTGGAAAAGGATATAGCTCTATTAGGAATCAAGACATATATAGCTCCGGGAAATCATGATGTAAAATTGGGTATGTCAAATCCGCAGCGCGACCTGTTTCAACAACGATTCGGAAAGACATATTTTTCGTTTTTATATAACGGGGATCTTTTCATAGTCCTTGACCCAAACCTTGATGGATGGAATATTTCCGGGAAGCAATTAGACTTCTTGAAGAGTACTTTGGAGATAAATCAAAATCAGGTGACAAATATTTTCGTATTTTCTCATCAACTTATATGGTGGGACATTAAAAGGCTGAATTTTGCGAGTATTAAGCCCAATTCTTTGAATGGACGGTCACAAAACACTAATTTTTGGGATGAAGTCTTTCCGCTGTTTTCCAGCCTTAATAATAAAGTGTATATGTTTGCCGGGGATGTTGGTGCACACCCGAAAGGAAATGAACTGTTTTTTACAAAACACAAAAATGTTTCGTTTTTTGCATCAGGAATGGGGGGTGGATATAGAGACAATTTTTTAATCGTCGATGTAAACGAGAAATATGTTTATGTCGACGTCATCCTTCTTAATTAA
- a CDS encoding DUF4388 domain-containing protein encodes MDLDLQGNIERFTLPEIFQLVLTSRKTGTLGIQRDDDIVMVYFKNGSVIYGYGPRKTYHVGRMLVENGRLTSGQLDEAISIQANEKSSGRRLGQILIEKSYIDRADLEHVVRNQVEELIYSLMAWDQGSFKFYENQFPTEEEITVNLSTENIVLEGMRRLDEITRVKEFLPDFSVVFALSPSEHDQKREVTLEPNEWNILALIDGHRNINDIIAVSSLDSYHVLKTVATLKLAGLICPVQNPSKRSDRLEGMVDRLSQLIEDYLTDKMERTFDSRLGTGEKS; translated from the coding sequence ATGGATTTGGATTTACAGGGAAATATTGAACGGTTTACTCTTCCTGAGATTTTTCAGTTGGTGTTGACCAGCCGCAAGACCGGTACGCTGGGTATCCAGCGCGATGATGATATCGTCATGGTATATTTCAAAAATGGTTCGGTAATATACGGTTACGGTCCTCGCAAAACCTATCATGTGGGGCGAATGCTGGTTGAAAACGGTAGATTGACCTCGGGACAACTGGATGAGGCTATCTCGATTCAGGCTAATGAAAAATCTTCGGGTCGCCGACTTGGCCAGATATTAATTGAAAAAAGCTATATTGATCGGGCTGATCTTGAACATGTGGTACGAAATCAGGTCGAGGAATTAATCTATTCACTAATGGCCTGGGATCAAGGGTCATTTAAATTTTACGAAAATCAATTCCCTACCGAAGAGGAAATCACGGTCAATCTATCCACGGAAAATATCGTTCTGGAAGGAATGCGCCGGCTCGATGAGATAACACGAGTTAAGGAATTTTTACCTGATTTTTCGGTAGTTTTTGCCCTGTCGCCTTCGGAGCATGATCAGAAGCGGGAAGTCACACTGGAGCCGAACGAGTGGAATATCCTGGCTTTAATTGACGGCCATCGCAATATAAATGATATTATCGCGGTTTCTTCGCTGGATTCGTATCATGTGCTAAAAACCGTGGCGACATTGAAACTAGCGGGATTAATATGTCCGGTTCAGAATCCATCTAAAAGATCAGATCGGCTTGAAGGCATGGTCGATCGCCTCAGTCAATTGATTGAAGATTATCTGACCGATAAAATGGAACGAACATTCGATTCCCGTCTGGGAACCGGAGAGAAATCTTGA
- a CDS encoding TIGR03960 family B12-binding radical SAM protein, whose protein sequence is MLREELERKFFPFVEKPARYIGCEIGQIKKDPLDKFQIVLAYPDMYEVGMSYLGGQILYHLFNRRDDVLCERVYAPAPDASDLMRRENIPLFSLETHRPISQFDLIGFSLSYEMVYTNVLAMLDLAGIPLLARDRNDSHPLIAAGGPICFNPEPMADFFDFIYIGEVEEQIPGLLDISISSMGQSRQDRLRQLAGLKSIYVPSFYDAETLRPTVDGIPEKIISSHVSELKTEYYPELPLMPLTETTHDRIAIEIMRGCPQGCRFCQAGKIYKPVRVRKSSKIKEQVIKNIAVTGYNEVGLLSLSSTDYPGIENLTVSLSAELEKHRVSVSFPSLRPASFNEKMADAASKSHKTGLTFAPEVGSERMRRVINKNIKEDDLLNACQIAFERGWQLVKLYFMIGLPMETDDDIYGIMDLIMKVVRLGRKFKGQKRINVTISPFSPKSHTPYQWDEICTPEEIKRKQEMIGRGIQAREVNLKFRNPQLSYLEGVIGRGDRKLGKVILEAYKNGARFDGWSEYFRPEVWHAAFESQNLKISDYARALIFSAKLPWDHIDRGQSKEKLQKERSKSSADAIKVLEAGDNMESFAVKENESNMFGRRKRKITVAASVVSPARGKLRIKWGKKGLVRFLSHLENNRVFERAIRRARLPVVYSQGFHPHQKLSFGPPLPLGYSSDEEYLDIQTEGSCLKAHLDALSHTLPEGFFIREYKQIFSKAPAISTLLNRATYQISGDFGDPGPLGSAIEKLLERDSIIALRTTKDGGKEVEIRPAIYRLELNDLLPNAVIEMELGLGQGGYTKPSEVLESIFLFDAAQMSSFHFHRAKMGYVNEEETYLDPISALL, encoded by the coding sequence ATGCTGAGAGAAGAACTCGAGAGAAAATTCTTCCCCTTTGTGGAAAAACCCGCCCGTTATATTGGCTGTGAAATCGGGCAAATAAAAAAAGATCCATTAGACAAATTTCAGATTGTCCTGGCCTATCCCGACATGTATGAAGTCGGGATGTCATATCTGGGCGGTCAAATTCTGTATCATCTTTTCAATAGGCGTGACGATGTTCTTTGCGAACGGGTTTACGCTCCTGCACCAGACGCCAGCGATCTAATGCGCCGGGAAAATATCCCTCTTTTCTCTCTTGAAACTCATCGTCCGATAAGTCAATTCGATCTGATCGGTTTCAGCCTGTCTTATGAAATGGTCTATACCAATGTATTGGCGATGCTGGATTTGGCTGGAATTCCTTTATTGGCGCGCGACAGGAATGACAGTCATCCGTTAATCGCCGCTGGGGGACCGATTTGCTTTAATCCTGAGCCGATGGCAGATTTTTTCGATTTCATTTATATCGGTGAAGTCGAAGAGCAAATACCTGGGCTTTTAGATATTTCAATATCAAGTATGGGTCAATCTCGACAGGATCGCCTGCGGCAACTAGCCGGATTGAAGTCGATATATGTTCCTTCATTTTACGATGCTGAAACTTTACGGCCAACCGTTGACGGAATTCCCGAAAAAATTATTTCAAGTCATGTCAGCGAATTAAAAACCGAATATTATCCCGAACTGCCCCTCATGCCGCTGACTGAGACGACTCATGATCGGATCGCGATAGAGATTATGCGGGGTTGTCCTCAGGGTTGCCGTTTTTGTCAGGCAGGCAAAATCTATAAGCCGGTTCGGGTTCGCAAATCGTCGAAAATAAAGGAACAGGTGATAAAGAATATCGCTGTTACCGGCTACAATGAAGTCGGATTGTTATCGTTATCCAGCACCGATTATCCCGGGATTGAGAATTTGACTGTCTCGTTGTCGGCCGAACTTGAAAAACACAGAGTATCGGTCTCTTTTCCTTCATTAAGGCCCGCCAGCTTTAATGAGAAAATGGCCGATGCCGCAAGTAAATCTCATAAAACCGGTTTGACGTTTGCTCCCGAAGTCGGAAGCGAAAGGATGCGCCGGGTAATCAATAAAAACATCAAGGAAGACGATTTGCTAAACGCCTGCCAGATCGCTTTCGAAAGGGGCTGGCAACTGGTAAAGCTCTATTTTATGATAGGGCTGCCGATGGAAACCGATGATGATATTTATGGTATCATGGATTTGATAATGAAAGTCGTCCGGCTGGGGCGAAAATTCAAGGGACAAAAAAGAATAAATGTCACAATATCCCCATTCTCTCCCAAATCGCATACTCCATATCAATGGGATGAAATTTGTACTCCCGAGGAAATTAAAAGAAAGCAGGAAATGATCGGGCGGGGCATTCAGGCAAGAGAGGTAAATCTCAAATTTAGAAATCCGCAACTTTCATATCTTGAGGGAGTTATTGGCCGCGGCGATCGAAAGCTCGGGAAAGTTATTCTTGAAGCCTATAAGAATGGCGCTCGTTTTGACGGCTGGTCGGAATATTTCAGACCCGAAGTCTGGCATGCCGCCTTTGAAAGCCAAAATTTGAAGATAAGCGATTATGCTCGAGCTTTGATTTTTTCGGCCAAGCTCCCCTGGGATCATATTGACCGAGGGCAATCGAAAGAGAAACTCCAGAAGGAACGTTCTAAATCATCGGCAGATGCCATTAAGGTTCTTGAAGCCGGGGATAATATGGAATCTTTCGCGGTTAAAGAAAACGAGTCCAACATGTTTGGCCGCCGCAAACGCAAGATTACGGTGGCGGCGTCCGTAGTCAGTCCCGCCAGGGGCAAACTAAGGATCAAATGGGGTAAAAAAGGTTTAGTCCGGTTTCTTTCGCATCTCGAAAATAACAGAGTATTTGAGCGGGCGATTCGAAGGGCCCGGCTCCCGGTTGTATATAGTCAGGGTTTTCATCCTCATCAGAAATTGTCTTTCGGCCCGCCTTTGCCTCTTGGTTATAGTTCCGATGAGGAGTATCTGGATATTCAAACGGAAGGAAGCTGCCTTAAGGCTCATCTGGATGCGTTATCGCATACTTTACCGGAAGGTTTTTTTATCCGGGAATATAAACAAATTTTTTCGAAAGCCCCCGCCATCTCGACGCTATTAAATCGAGCTACTTATCAAATAAGCGGGGATTTTGGAGATCCTGGTCCTTTGGGGTCAGCAATTGAGAAATTGCTGGAACGGGATTCGATTATCGCCTTACGAACAACCAAAGATGGTGGAAAAGAAGTTGAGATAAGACCGGCAATCTACCGTCTGGAATTAAATGATTTATTGCCGAATGCCGTTATTGAAATGGAATTGGGACTCGGTCAGGGCGGATACACCAAACCCAGCGAAGTGCTTGAATCGATATTCCTTTTTGACGCGGCTCAAATGTCGTCGTTTCATTTCCACCGGGCGAAGATGGGTTACGTAAATGAAGAAGAAACATACCTTGACCCGATTAGCGCATTACTGTAA